GTATGCAAAGTATATTTGAAGTTGACTATAATATTAGATGCTTTGAGGAAAAGAAGGTTTACTTGGAAAAGGAATTATTAGAAAATATAAAGACAAAAAAGCTTCATGTTGAAAGCTGGTGTGAAGGCTGTGGAGAGTGCGCTTTGCATTGCCACCAAAATGCTATTTCTGTGAAAGATGGAAAAGTGGTTGTTGACTATTCCAAATGTCTTTGCTGTGGATACTGCAGTAGCTATTGTAAGCTTTTTGCTTTAAAAGTAATCTGAAGCAAATTGGAAAAATAGAAAGGTGGTTGAAAATTGAGGATTCTATGTCTTGACATAGGTAACAGCAGAGTTGGTGTTGCAATTTCAGACCCACTCAAAATTACTGCCCAGCCGGTTATGACAATTGAGTTACGAAATAAAGATTTGTTTGAAGAACTTGACAAGATATTTCAAGGATACAACATAGAAAAGGTTGTGATAGGCTATCCTCTTTCTAAGCTGCATCCTGATCAGAAAGATGAAAAACTTAAAAAAATTGATGAGATTTCCGAAAAGATTGGAAGCAGATACAATGTAGAGATTGTGAAATGGGATGAGAGATTTTCA
The sequence above is drawn from the Caldicellulosiruptor bescii DSM 6725 genome and encodes:
- the ruvX gene encoding Holliday junction resolvase RuvX; this encodes MRILCLDIGNSRVGVAISDPLKITAQPVMTIELRNKDLFEELDKIFQGYNIEKVVIGYPLSKLHPDQKDEKLKKIDEISEKIGSRYNVEIVKWDERFSTKAVERVIDEELNWKRKKKIIDKVAAVYILQGYLDFYNGS